CTGCATTTTTTGAACGAAGTTCACCAGCAGTGATTGATTTCAATCCACCTGGGTACATTGAGTGAGTGTAGTAAACTTTATCAGTTGCTTTTTTACCAGTCAATTTCACTTTTTCAGCATTGATAACGATGACGAAGTCACCTGTATCAGTATGTGGTGTAAATGTTGGTTTGTTTTTTCCACGAAGAACGCTTGCTACAACTGCTGAAAGGCGTCCAAGAGGCACATCAGTAGCGTCTACTACATACCATTTGCGTTCAACTTCACCTGGCTTAGCCATGTATGTTGTTTTGTTCATGATTTCTCCTATATGAATGTCGTTTTTGTTTACAGGGCGGATGTTCCGGTCCGCAAGTTATTTGAAGGATTCCGGGGCCTTTCAAATGGGGTAAACAATACCGTCTACTATCATATCAAATTTATCTACCTTTAGTCAAGACCTTTGTCCTACTTTTTTAGAAGAAACTTGCCTTTTTTTTTGCCGTTCTCTCAGAAATCGTTTGCTTTTTTCTGTTAGATCTTTTTACGTGCGATTGCGGTAGACTTCATACATGAGGATGGCAGCGGCCACGCTAGCATTGAGGCTCTGCACATGACCACTCATCGGAATGGTAATCATCTCATCAACTTGTTTTTTGATATTCGCTGAAATGCCCTTTCCTTCATTGCCAATGATAAGAGCGAGCTTGCCAGCTGTATTCCACTTGGTGGAAGGGGTGCCGTTCATATCTGTTCCAAAAATCCAGAATCCTTGTGCTTTCAACGTATCCAAGGTTTGACTTAAATTGGTCACGCGTGCAATAGGAATGTGCTCTACTGCTCCTGTCGACGTTTTAGAGACGACTGGCGTTACTCCAACGGCACGGTGCTTAGGGATAATAACCCCTGTTACATTTGTTGCGTCAGCCGTCCGTAAAATAGAGCCTAGATTGTGCGGATCCGTTAGACCATCTAGGATGAGGAGCAAGGGATTGCTCTCCTGCTCTGCCTTTTTCAAAATCGTCTGCAAGTCACTATAAGCAAATTCTGATACACGAAGAACAAAGCCTTGATGCACAGCTCCTTCCGTCATTTCTTGGAGCGTTTTTTTAGGCGTCCATGAAATAGAAACCTTTTTTTCAGCTGCTAATTGCTTGACCTTATCTACATTTTTCCCCCGCAAATCTTCTTGGATATAGAGCTTATTGCCCGTATTTGCTAAAAGGCTCTCTGTCACTGCGTGAACACCATATACAATATCATTTTTTTCCATACTTCCAGTATAGCATAAAATCAAACTTTCCATCGCAAAGAGTTGCGATTTGAGGCCATTTTTTCATCAAGGAAGGAGAAAGCGATTCCGTTCGAATCTGTTTTTATGATACAATGAAATGAATACACGCAAGGAGTTTACTATGCCAATCTTTCAACGAACCATAAAACTTGCTCTAGCAACCTGTCTGGCTGTTTGGCTTGCTCATGTGTTACACTTGCTCTATCCAACTGCCGCAGGTAGTATCACCATTTTGAGTTTGCTAGATACTCGTCGTGCTTCCTTTAAAACTGCTTGGGATCGCCTGTGGTCGACTATTCTAGCCTTGATTATTGGAATGAGTGCCTTTACGCTCTTGGGCTTTAATCTCTGGGCTCTAGGGCTCTATCTATGTATCTATGTCCCTATTGCCTATCGGACGAATCTTTCTGCCTGGATTCCTCCTTGTACGGTTTTAGTCCTTCACTTCTTTCAGGAAAAAGCGATTAACCTTCCCTTGTTTACCAATGCCATGTGCCTCTTTTTTATTGGGGCCGGCCTCGCTCTTTTGGTCAATCTTTACATGCCGTCGCAAAATAAAAAAATTCAGGAATTTCACCGCACTGTGGAACTAGAACTAAAGACCATCTTGAAAGAGTTTGCTCATTTTCTTGGTGGAGCTTCTACAAATCCACAAGAAGCACTCATCCAGCAACTTGACCAAACACTTTCTGAAGCCCTCCATATCGTTTACCTAGACCGACACAATCAAGTCTTTCGTCAAACGGATTATCAGGTGCATTATTTTGAAATGCGACAAGCACAGAATCGTATTTTACGAGAAATAGCAGAAAGTCTAGCCCATTGTTCTTTCAATTCTCAGGAAGGGAAAGCTCTGGCAGAGATTTTTCAATTGACTGCCCAGCAACTCAGTCAAACCAATGCTGGCCACGAATTGCTCCATGCACTCACAAAGTTATGGGAGGATTTCCACGCCTGGCCCTTGCCCCAAAACCGACAAGAGTTTGAAACCCGTGCAAAACTCTATCAAATCCTCCATGATTTAGAGCACTTTGTTCAGTTAAAGGTTGATTTTTACCACCGTTATCCCAAAGAGAGTTAGGAGTAATCTCCCATCAAAAGTAGACCTCGGTCTGCTTTTACAGTCCACTCTTTTTTTGTGTTACAATAGAGAGACAATTTAAAACTTCATCTCAAGGAGGATTGCATGCCCTTACTGCACCGCACTATTAAGCTCGTTATCGCTACTTGTCTCGCTATTTGGTTGGCCCAACGTCTCCAGCTACTCTATGCTCCATCTGCTGGTATTATTGCAATTTTGAGCGTTTTAGATACCCGAAGAGCCTCGCTAAAAACCGCTTGGGCACGGCTTTGGTCTACTGTTTTAGCCCTCTTTATCGCTGTTATCTGCTTTTCGCTCTTTGGTTTTCACCTCGCTGCTTTTGCCCTTTATCTCCTTGTCTACGTTCCTCTCGCTTATCGATCCAATCTGACCGCAGGAATTGCTCCTTGCACGGTCCTTGTGACCCATCTCTTGGCCGAACAAAGCATCTCCCTTCCTCTTTTGGCAAATGAACTATCTCTGTTTCTCATTGGAGCTGGTCTTGCTCTTTTGGCAAATCTTTATATGCCTTCTCAAGACCAAAAAATTCATGATTTCCACAACCAAGTCGAACAAGGTTTAAAAGCCATTTTACTAAAATTTCACCATTTTCTCATCACAGGGGACGGCAGCAACGATGCTAGTCTCATCAAACAATTAGACAAAACATTGGCAGAAGCATTGCGAATTGTCTATCTAGATCGCCACAACCAAGTCTTTCACCAAACGGATTACCAAGTTCATTATTTTGAAATGCGTCAAGCCCAAAATCGAATTTTGCAAGATATGGCACAAATGATTGATGGCTGTCAACTAGAAAGCGAGGAAAGCCTGATTTTAGCCACTCTCTTTGTCAAGACCGCTTCCCAGCTCAGCCAGACCAATCCAGCCCATGAACTGTTAGAGGCCATAGAGGACTTTCTCACAACGTTTCGAAAACGACCACTGCCCAAAACGCGTATCGAATTTGAAACAAGGGCGACCCTCTATCAACTCTTGCATGATTTAGAACGATTTATCCAGCTGAAAGTCGACTTCTACGAACGCTACCAAGACGAAGCATAAACGATTGTAACTGACAAAAAGCTAAACTCAAAAATGCTAGGTCGCTGAAAAAATCAGAGAAATAGAAAATATAACGAATATTCTATACTCAATGAAAATCAAAGTTAGCATTTTTACTACTTTCTTAGATGGTTCGGACATAAATCACTTATTTTTTATTACTATCTATTCCATTTACTGAAAGAGTATCCTGTCTAACTCATTTAGTCCTCTACATTTTAAACCTAAAAATAAATATGTCTGGACAAAATGGCTATTTTTAAAATTAAATGAGTATACCATAAAATTTCGCATAAAAAACTAAAAACCGAATGATTGATACGCAATTCTCTTTTGAGAAAGCATCACCATTCGGTTTTTATTCTAAATTTTATCAAAGACTTTTCCAGTGGACTAGAAAATACTAGCCTAGTTTTCTAATCGCTCCACTTGAGTTGTGCACCAGTCAATCACTTCTTCCAGCCGCTCGATTTGCTCCGTCATGTGGAGGTAGCCAAGCACCGCTTCAAAACCAGTAGACATGCGATAAGTCACGACATCCGCATTTTTTGCCTTGGTATGACTGTTCGTATTGCGGCCACGTTTGTAGATGTCAACTTCCCTTTCGCTGAGAAATTCCTCGTCCAACATTTTAGAGATGAGCGCAGCTTGCGCCTTGGCAGAAACATAGCGGTTCGCTTCTCTGTGCAAGTGATTAGGCTTGGTCAAGCCTTTAAAAATCAAGTACCTGCGAATATACATGGAATAGACAGCATCCCCCTCAAACGCAAGAGCAATTCCATTGATGAGTGTCACATCAGTCACGTGTCCACCTCACTCCGTCCTTGGTATCAAGGAGCTTGATTCCTTGCACTGCTAGTTGGTCACGAATCTCATCTGCCTTTGCAAAATCTTTAGCTGCCCGTGCTGCTTGGCGTTCTTCAATCAAGGCTTCAATCGCACTATCTAACACCTCTTCCTCAAAAACAATCCCAAAGACGGCTACCATTTTCTCAAATGCCGTTTTTATGTCCGCATTATAATTTCCAGAATTGATCCACTTGGACATTTCAAAGACGACGGTAATCCCATTTGCCGTGTTAAAGTCTTCATCCATCGCTTGGCAAAATTTACTTTCAAATGTCGCTAAGCGTTCCATATCCACATTGTCAGTAAAGGATTGCTCATAAGTATTTTTCAAATACTTGAGATTGATTTCTGCGTCTAGCACCCCTTTTTCGGTAAAATTAATGGGTTTTCTGTAATGTTGAGTAGCAAAAAAGAAGCGCAAGACCTGTCCGTCAACCGTTTCAAGAGCATCGTGAACGGTAATAAAGTTACCCAAAGATTTGGACATTTTGACATTATCAATATTGACAAAGCCATTGTGCATCCAATAATTGGCAAAGGTCTGCCCTGTTTTGGCTTCTGACTGGGCGATTTCATTGGTATGGTGAGGGAATTCCAAATCCGCACCACCACCGTGAATATCAATCGTGTCTCCTAAAATTTCTGTCGCCATAACAGAACATTCAATATGCCAACCCGGACGGCCTGCTCCCCAAGGGCTATCCCATGAAATCTCACCTGCTTTAGCCGATTTCCAGAGGGCAAAGTCTACCGGATTTTCCTTACGAGCTGTCTCTTCATCTGTCCGACCACTAGCTCCTAGCACCAAATCTTCCAGCGTTTTATTGGCTAAGGCTGCATAGTTTTTTGACTTTTCAACACGGAAATAGACATCACCTGCAGCCTCATAGGCATAGCCTTTTGCAATCAATTCCTCGATAAAGGCTACAATTTCATCCATAAAGTGCATAACGCGAGGGTGTTTCGTAGCAGGTTTAACCCCTAATTTTTCCACATCTGCGGAAAAGGCTGCAATGTATTTTTCAGCGATTTCTTGTGGCGTAATTCCTTCTTCCTTGGCACGATTGATAATCTTATCATCGACATCGGTAAAATTCGAAATATAGGTCACCTCAAAACCACGGTACTCAAAATAACGCCGAATGGTATCAAAAGCAACGGTCGAACGGGCATTGCCGACATGGATATAATTGTATACAGTTGGTCCACAGACATACATCTTGACCTTACCTGCCTCTAAAGGCACGAACTCTCGGAGACTTCGTGTCATGGTATCATAAATCGTAATCATCGTTTTATTCTTGAGCGTTGGAATTCTTCCCCGCTCTTTCCTTTCTATCGGAAACTCTTTCATTCGCAATACGTTTTGTCGCTGGTGCTACATGAAGTGCCATCATTTGCGACCGTGCTTCTTGCGGACTGCATAAATGATAGTAGCCCAAACAAGCCCAGAAACTCCCCAGCCAATTGCTCCTTCTGTATAGCCTTTCCCAAGGTTTATCAACACCAGAATGATGCAACAAACAAATGTAAAATAGTAGTGCTAATAACGCTTGAAAAAAGCTCTACTCTTCATGATGCAACTCCTTGGCTATCGTAAAAGCAATCTCAAAAAAGGTCAGAGGATTGAGGCTTCGTTCTTCATGACGTGTATCCCATGTTTCTTGATGATGATCCACATAGTCTGCCGTATAGAAAAACTGATAGACTTTCGCCTTTCTAAAACGGCTCCAAGCCATGATGCTGGCTGCTTCCATCTCGACAACTTCTGCACCACTGGCCATTCGCCGTTTGACCTTGGCAGCCGTTTCTCGGTAAAAAGCGTCTGTCGTCCAGGTTTTGGTCCGAATATGCTCAATCTGGTGTTTATCTAGGATCTTTTCCATGGTGGATAGCAGAGCTGGCTCATAGCTAATTTCATCGCTTGAAGGGGCATAGTGGTAGCTCATTCCTTCATCACGAAGGGCTGCGCTGGGTAAAATCAACTTGTCTGCCGCAATCTGCTTGTCCAAGACCCCGCAAGTCCCAAAAATGATGAAATTCTCAAAGCCAAGAGCCTTATATTCTTCTAGCTGACCGACAGCCATTGGTGCTCCAATGGTTAAGAGAGCAACCGCAACCTGACAGCCATCCTGTTCGTAGACATACCAAGGATGGCGACCATTGAGACTCGTCAAAGCACCGCCTTCACGGACTCCCTTCATCTGCCGCACCTGATCAAGTACTTCTCCTGAAAAAGTAAGAATCATCGTCTGACAAACTTCTGCGTTGAGATGACGTTTCACCACTACTTCTGGCTCAATCACAGCTGTGGTCGGTTCAAATTCTTCTAAAAGCATAGCAATCTCCCTCACTTATAACTTTGATGAATAATAGCTTTGTTCACGAATTTCTTCTAAATGCTTGATTTCTTGCTCATCTTTTTGTCCGTGAATTCGCACGATTTTAGCAGGAATGCCCACTACTGTCACATCGCTTGGCACATCTGACACTACCACAGCAGAAGCCCCTACCTTGGCATTTTCTCCAATTTCAATCGGACCAATCAACTGGGCATGTGCTGAGATGAGGGCACCTTTTCTTACGGTAGGATGACGTTTGCCGACATCCTTTCCTGTTCCTCCTAGGGTCACCCCATGATAGAGCATGACACCCGTCTCAACCTCAGCAGTTTCCCCAATCACCAGACCTGCACCGTGGTCAATAAAGACCCCACTTGCAATCTTAGCACCTGGGTGAATCTCTATCTGCGTCCAAAAACGCCAAAATTGGCTGTGCATCCGTGCCAGCAACTTCAAATTGTGCCGCCATAGAAAATGCGATACACGATGAGCAGCAAGAGCCTTTAAGCCCGGATAAGTCAAGAGCACCTCTAACGATGTCCGCGCAGCCGGATCATACTGCTTAACAATGTCAATACTTTCTTTCCACCAGCCCATACGACCTCCTCTTCCTGGCAAAGAAAACGGAAATAACTGCTATCACCTCTCAGAGAGCAAATCCAAGCTAGGAACACACCCTTCGATGGTCAACGTTCTCCGTCATGGTTTGACATTCATTTGGCTTTAGTATGTCGTCTAGGAGCAATCACGGCTGGTTATCACTCTTTTTTATACTTCCGATTCTTTGTTTTCTTCTTTTGGTTTTCTTGTATGTTTTGGAGCACGGTGCTCCTTTTCTCCTTCTTTTTTCTCTGGACGCGGTGGTCGAGGAAGAAGAACTTTCATGGACGCATCCACGCGACCTTTTTCATCAATCTTGATGACTTTGACATCCACTTCATCGCCGATTTGTACCAAATCTTCGACCTTATTCACACGAGTCCAGGCCATTTCAGATACATGGACAAGGGCATCTGTCTTGTCAAAGAGATTGACAAAGGCACCGAATTTTTCAATGCGAACAACCTTAGCACGGTAGACTTCATCGACCTTAGCTTCACGCACCAAGCCTGCGATGATTTCTTTAGCACGGTTAATGGCATCGCGATCACTTGAGTAAATAGCAACATTTCCATCCTCATCAATATCAATCTTAACACCTGTTTCTGCGATGATTTTATCAATCGTTTCGCCACCCTTACCGATGACAATCTTGATTTTATCCACATCAATCTTAATGGTATCAATCTTCGGCGCAGTTGGTGCTAAATCTGGACGGACAGCTGGAATGGCTTCTTCAATGACATCCAAGATTTCAAAGCGAGCTTTCTTGGCCTGAGCAAGGGCTTCTTGCAAAATTTCAGCTGTAATTCCTTCAATCTTGATATCCATTTGAAGGGCAGTAATCCCATCACGTGTACCAGCCACCTTAAAGTCCATGTCGCCAAAGTGGTCTTCAAGACCTTGGATATCCGTCAAGACAGTATAGTTGGTCCCATCTGAAATCAAGCCCATAGCAATCCCTGCGACAGGAGCCTTAATGGGTACACCACCAGCCATAAGGGCAAGCGTTCCTGCACAGATAGAGGCTTGGGAAGACGAACCGTTTGACTCAAGCACTTCTGCCACTAGACGAATGGCATAGGGGAATTCTTCCAGACTTGGCAATACTTGCTCAAGAGCACGTTCCCCAAGAGCACCGTGACCAATTTCACGACGACCTGGCGCACCGTAACGTCCAGTTTCCCCTACAGAATATTGAGGGAAATTGTAATGGTGTAAGAAACGTTTTTTATACTCAGGATCCAAGCCATCCACAATTTGTGTTTCTCCCATCGGTGCCAAGGTCAAGACAGACAAGGCTTGGGTTTGTCCACGAGTGAAGAGACCTGAACCATGCACACGTGGCAAGAAGTCTACCGCAGCTTCAAGCGGACGAATTTCATCAACACGACGACCATCCGGGCGAACCTTGTCTTCTGTAATCAAGCGGCGCACTTCTGCATGTTCCATTTGTTCTAGGATCTCTGCCACATCTCGCATAATGCGGTCGTGTTCTTCATGGTCTGCGTATCTTTCTTCGTAAGCTGCAGTCACTTGCTCTTTTACCGCATTGGTAGCAGCTTCACGAGCTAATTTTTCCTCTACTTGAACCGCTTTTTGCAAATCGCTATTGTAGGCTGCGACAATCTCTGCTTGTAATTCTTCATCTACATGAAGAAGCTCCACTTCTGCTTTTTCTTTGCCGACTTGGGCTACGATTTCTTCTTGGAAAGCAATCAATTCTTTCACCGCTTCGTGACCCTTGAGAAGGGCTTCAAGCATGACATCTTCTGAAAGTTCTTTCGCACCAGACTCGACCATGTTAATAGCATCTTTGGTTCCAGCCACGGTCAATTCAAGTAGGGAACGTTCTGCCTGTTCTTGACTTGGGTTGATGACCAACTCTCCATCCACATAGCCGACTTGAACACCAGCGATTGGGCCGTTAAAGGGAATATCTGAAATAGACAAGGCAAGAGAGCTGCCAAACATCGCTGCCATTGGGGCACTTGCATTTTCATCATAAGACAAGACGGTGTTAATGACCTGCACTTCGTTGCGGAAGCCTTCAGCGAACATGGGACGAATCGGACGGTCAATCAAACGAGCAGTCAAGGTCGCATCCGTTGACGGACGACCCTCACGCTTGTTAAAGCCGCCTGGGAATTTCCCAGCCGCATACATTTTTTCCTCATAGTTGACTTGAAGAGGGAAAAAGTCTCCTGTTGCCATTTTTTTCGACATGACAGCCGCAGTCAGCACTGTACTTTCTCCGTAGCGAACAACGACGCTACCGTTTGCTTGTTTTGCAACCTGACCGACCTCAACAACGAGCGGACGGCCTGCAAAGGTCATTTCAAATGTTTGTTTTGTCATAGTAACTCCTATTTTCAAGAAACTCCTGATGTTTCTTGCTTATTTTTATACGACTGGCCTACAAAGATCAATGCAAAACGCTTTTACACTCATCTTTGTATCCAAGTTCGTATAGTTTCCATTTTACCATATTTTTAAGGAAAAGAAACCAAGGAGGAATAAGAATTTTAGGCAAAATTTCGATTTTTTTGATATACTGGATAAAAGAATGAAACTGCTTTCGCAATAGAAAGTAGATGAGACTAGCAAAAAGGAG
The window above is part of the Streptococcus himalayensis genome. Proteins encoded here:
- the rplM gene encoding 50S ribosomal protein L13 — its product is MNKTTYMAKPGEVERKWYVVDATDVPLGRLSAVVASVLRGKNKPTFTPHTDTGDFVIVINAEKVKLTGKKATDKVYYTHSMYPGGLKSITAGELRSKNAVRLIEKSVKGMLPHNTLGRAQGMKLKVFVGSEHNHAAQQPEVLDISGLI
- the rlmB gene encoding 23S rRNA (guanosine(2251)-2'-O)-methyltransferase RlmB translates to MEKNDIVYGVHAVTESLLANTGNKLYIQEDLRGKNVDKVKQLAAEKKVSISWTPKKTLQEMTEGAVHQGFVLRVSEFAYSDLQTILKKAEQESNPLLLILDGLTDPHNLGSILRTADATNVTGVIIPKHRAVGVTPVVSKTSTGAVEHIPIARVTNLSQTLDTLKAQGFWIFGTDMNGTPSTKWNTAGKLALIIGNEGKGISANIKKQVDEMITIPMSGHVQSLNASVAAAILMYEVYRNRT
- a CDS encoding aromatic acid exporter family protein, translated to MPIFQRTIKLALATCLAVWLAHVLHLLYPTAAGSITILSLLDTRRASFKTAWDRLWSTILALIIGMSAFTLLGFNLWALGLYLCIYVPIAYRTNLSAWIPPCTVLVLHFFQEKAINLPLFTNAMCLFFIGAGLALLVNLYMPSQNKKIQEFHRTVELELKTILKEFAHFLGGASTNPQEALIQQLDQTLSEALHIVYLDRHNQVFRQTDYQVHYFEMRQAQNRILREIAESLAHCSFNSQEGKALAEIFQLTAQQLSQTNAGHELLHALTKLWEDFHAWPLPQNRQEFETRAKLYQILHDLEHFVQLKVDFYHRYPKES
- a CDS encoding aromatic acid exporter family protein yields the protein MPLLHRTIKLVIATCLAIWLAQRLQLLYAPSAGIIAILSVLDTRRASLKTAWARLWSTVLALFIAVICFSLFGFHLAAFALYLLVYVPLAYRSNLTAGIAPCTVLVTHLLAEQSISLPLLANELSLFLIGAGLALLANLYMPSQDQKIHDFHNQVEQGLKAILLKFHHFLITGDGSNDASLIKQLDKTLAEALRIVYLDRHNQVFHQTDYQVHYFEMRQAQNRILQDMAQMIDGCQLESEESLILATLFVKTASQLSQTNPAHELLEAIEDFLTTFRKRPLPKTRIEFETRATLYQLLHDLERFIQLKVDFYERYQDEA
- a CDS encoding Mini-ribonuclease 3; this encodes MTDVTLINGIALAFEGDAVYSMYIRRYLIFKGLTKPNHLHREANRYVSAKAQAALISKMLDEEFLSEREVDIYKRGRNTNSHTKAKNADVVTYRMSTGFEAVLGYLHMTEQIERLEEVIDWCTTQVERLEN
- the cysS gene encoding cysteine--tRNA ligase, translating into MITIYDTMTRSLREFVPLEAGKVKMYVCGPTVYNYIHVGNARSTVAFDTIRRYFEYRGFEVTYISNFTDVDDKIINRAKEEGITPQEIAEKYIAAFSADVEKLGVKPATKHPRVMHFMDEIVAFIEELIAKGYAYEAAGDVYFRVEKSKNYAALANKTLEDLVLGASGRTDEETARKENPVDFALWKSAKAGEISWDSPWGAGRPGWHIECSVMATEILGDTIDIHGGGADLEFPHHTNEIAQSEAKTGQTFANYWMHNGFVNIDNVKMSKSLGNFITVHDALETVDGQVLRFFFATQHYRKPINFTEKGVLDAEINLKYLKNTYEQSFTDNVDMERLATFESKFCQAMDEDFNTANGITVVFEMSKWINSGNYNADIKTAFEKMVAVFGIVFEEEVLDSAIEALIEERQAARAAKDFAKADEIRDQLAVQGIKLLDTKDGVRWTRD
- a CDS encoding nucleoside phosphorylase; the protein is MLLEEFEPTTAVIEPEVVVKRHLNAEVCQTMILTFSGEVLDQVRQMKGVREGGALTSLNGRHPWYVYEQDGCQVAVALLTIGAPMAVGQLEEYKALGFENFIIFGTCGVLDKQIAADKLILPSAALRDEGMSYHYAPSSDEISYEPALLSTMEKILDKHQIEHIRTKTWTTDAFYRETAAKVKRRMASGAEVVEMEAASIMAWSRFRKAKVYQFFYTADYVDHHQETWDTRHEERSLNPLTFFEIAFTIAKELHHEE
- the cysE gene encoding serine O-acetyltransferase, whose amino-acid sequence is MGWWKESIDIVKQYDPAARTSLEVLLTYPGLKALAAHRVSHFLWRHNLKLLARMHSQFWRFWTQIEIHPGAKIASGVFIDHGAGLVIGETAEVETGVMLYHGVTLGGTGKDVGKRHPTVRKGALISAHAQLIGPIEIGENAKVGASAVVVSDVPSDVTVVGIPAKIVRIHGQKDEQEIKHLEEIREQSYYSSKL
- the pnp gene encoding polyribonucleotide nucleotidyltransferase; the encoded protein is MTKQTFEMTFAGRPLVVEVGQVAKQANGSVVVRYGESTVLTAAVMSKKMATGDFFPLQVNYEEKMYAAGKFPGGFNKREGRPSTDATLTARLIDRPIRPMFAEGFRNEVQVINTVLSYDENASAPMAAMFGSSLALSISDIPFNGPIAGVQVGYVDGELVINPSQEQAERSLLELTVAGTKDAINMVESGAKELSEDVMLEALLKGHEAVKELIAFQEEIVAQVGKEKAEVELLHVDEELQAEIVAAYNSDLQKAVQVEEKLAREAATNAVKEQVTAAYEERYADHEEHDRIMRDVAEILEQMEHAEVRRLITEDKVRPDGRRVDEIRPLEAAVDFLPRVHGSGLFTRGQTQALSVLTLAPMGETQIVDGLDPEYKKRFLHHYNFPQYSVGETGRYGAPGRREIGHGALGERALEQVLPSLEEFPYAIRLVAEVLESNGSSSQASICAGTLALMAGGVPIKAPVAGIAMGLISDGTNYTVLTDIQGLEDHFGDMDFKVAGTRDGITALQMDIKIEGITAEILQEALAQAKKARFEILDVIEEAIPAVRPDLAPTAPKIDTIKIDVDKIKIVIGKGGETIDKIIAETGVKIDIDEDGNVAIYSSDRDAINRAKEIIAGLVREAKVDEVYRAKVVRIEKFGAFVNLFDKTDALVHVSEMAWTRVNKVEDLVQIGDEVDVKVIKIDEKGRVDASMKVLLPRPPRPEKKEGEKEHRAPKHTRKPKEENKESEV